The following proteins are co-located in the Xiphophorus maculatus strain JP 163 A chromosome 24, X_maculatus-5.0-male, whole genome shotgun sequence genome:
- the ndfip2 gene encoding NEDD4 family-interacting protein 2, whose product MDPASRYQVLHNEEDSSETSSVEQQPCTSASARADASGPDQREAQAGATPAPSAGEADAPPPPYASIDLGATAAAPESSFQGDFPVPPPYSVATSLPTYDEAEKAKAAALAASAVEVLPRDDDFPPRDDFSDADQLRVGNDGIFMLAFFMAFLFNWIGFCLSFCLTNTIAGRYGAICGFGLSLIKWILIVRFSDYFTGYFNGQYWLWWIFLLLGLLLFFRGFVNYLKVRNMSENMATSHRTRLFFLY is encoded by the exons ATGGACCCAGCAAGCCGTTACCAAGTG TTGCACAATGAGGAAGATTCTTCAGAGACTTCCAGCGTAGAGCAGCAGCCCTGCACCTCTGCGTCAGCCAGAGCCGACGCGTCCGGCCCGGACCAGAGGGAGGCTCAGGCCGGCGCGACTCCGGCCCCATCAGCAGGGGAGGCTGACGCGCCCCCGCCTCCCTACGCCTCCATCGACCTGGGGGCGACCGCCGCGGCACCTG AATCCAGCTTCCAAGGCGACTTCCCTGTTCCTCCACCCTACAGTGTCGCCACATCACTACCAACCTATGATGAAGCAGAGAAGGCTAAAGCAGCCGCCCTGGCTGCCTCCGCCGTGGAGGTGTTGCCCCGG GACGATGACTTCCCCCCGAGAGATGACTTCAGCGACGCTGATCAGCTCCGAGTCGGGAATGACGGGATCTTCATGTTGGCCTTTTTCA TGGCCTTTCTCTTCAACTGGATTGGCTTCTGTCTGTCGTTCTGTCTGACCAATACCATCGCTGGACGCTACGGCGCCATCTGCGGCTTCGGCCTCTCACTCATTAAATGGATCCTCATCGTCAGG TTCTCAGACTACTTCACTGGCTACTTTAACGGCCAGTACTGGCTCTGGTGGATCTTCCTGTTGCTAG GCCtcctgctgttcttcagaggaTTTGTGAACTACCTGAAAGTACGCAACATGTCAGAAAACATGGCCACGTCACACCGAACACGCCTCTTCTTCCTATACTGA